The genome window ACAGGTTGATCCCGAACACCAGCGCCATAATGAAGAGGCCGGGAAAGACCGACGTCCACCACAAGCCGGAGAACAGCACATCGAAGCCGTTCTTGATCAACAGGCCGAGCGAGGGCTGGGTGATGGGAACGCCGACGCCCAGAAACGAGAGGCTTGCCTCGATCAGGATGAAGGTGCCGACCTGGACGGTGGCGACGACAATCAGCGGCGTCATCACGTTCGGCAGAACGTGACGGCGGATGATCTTGCCGTCGCGCAGGCCCGCAACACGAGCCGCCTGGACGTATTCCTTCTGGACTTCCGACAGCGTCGATCCGCGCACGGTTCTTGCGTAAACCACCCAGCCAACCGCCGTCAGCGCGATCAAAACCTTGTCGATGCCGGTGCCGAAGGCGGACATCAGGAACAGCGCAATCAGCATGGAGGGAAAGGAGAGCTGGATATCGGCGATGCGCATGATCGCAGCGTCAAGCCGCCCGCCGTAGAAGCCGGCGAGGAGCCCTGCCGTCGTGCCGATGAGGCAGGACATCAGCAT of Stappia sp. ES.058 contains these proteins:
- a CDS encoding ABC transporter permease — translated: MSATFLSSEFFHNYKRNASAIVGSIVLVIFTVIVIAGPLFVAQDPYDVGQLNLLDSYKPPVWLEGGDPRFLLGTDGQGRGVLAGILYGTRVSVMIGVTAMLMSCLIGTTAGLLAGFYGGRLDAAIMRIADIQLSFPSMLIALFLMSAFGTGIDKVLIALTAVGWVVYARTVRGSTLSEVQKEYVQAARVAGLRDGKIIRRHVLPNVMTPLIVVATVQVGTFILIEASLSFLGVGVPITQPSLGLLIKNGFDVLFSGLWWTSVFPGLFIMALVFGINLFGDFLRDELNPRLK